One Lutzomyia longipalpis isolate SR_M1_2022 chromosome 4, ASM2433408v1 DNA segment encodes these proteins:
- the LOC129795131 gene encoding ell-associated factor Eaf yields the protein MEDRLNLGREVRELKLGTTFTNPNAGTSFHTLKYDFKPASVDPSKMAILNVGSNNQVTVTVPHLDSSGVPKTVFKGNQKNYTKECVLIVDKNTGQVTLERLHHNIQVKKTRTESTNKNVPPPVVPKIVTENLTQRTSSKTKVSTGVRKNAITGFVPKNSPHQGSPSYPHHKSPQSAPAWNANNGQSTLPSIPIIGLDDDLVPPVTNQPSQASQIASVGASMPIVATEAVSDFGSSSTSTTNLATGSSGNSVAEPDLLSSSDTSSDSESSGSDSDSDSTQSSRGQDNTPSNHMENGVIPTHLISLSRDLCLSESNSDSDDD from the exons ATGGAAGATCGCTTGAACCTGGGCAGAGAGGTGAGGGAATTGAAGTTGGGCACCACATTCACAAATCCCAATGCCGGGACGTCTTTTCACACGCTGAAAT aTGATTTCAAGCCTGCCAGCGTTGATCCCAGCAAAATGGCCATACTGAATGTTGGCTCCAACAATCAGGTTACCGTGACTGTACCCCATCTGGATAGTTCAGGTGTCCCAAAGACAGTTTTCAAGGGAAACCAGAAGAACTACACGAAGGAATGTGTCCTGATTGTGGACAAGAACACGGGGCAGGTGACGCTGGAGAGGCTTCATCACAATATCCAGGTGAAGAAGACACGCACTGAGTCAACGAATAAGAATGTGCCTCCTCCTGTTGTGCCCAAAATTGTCACGGAAAATCTAACACAGCGAACCTCATCCAAGACTAAAGTCTCCACTGGCGTCCGCAAGAATGCAATAA cTGGATTTGTGCCCAAGAATTCTCCACATCAAGGATCTCCTTCTTATCCACACCACAAGAGTCCCCAATCAGCTCCAgc CTGGAACGCAAATAATGGACAGTCTACACTGCCCAGTATTCCAATTATTGGACTGGACGACGATCTCGTGCCACCAGTCACGAATCAACCATCGCAAGCGTCCCAAATTGCCTCTGTAGGCGCCTCAATGCCCATTGTTGCCACGGAGGCAGTTTCGGATTTTGGTTCCTCCTCCACAAGTACCACGAATCTTGCCACCGGAAGTAGTGGCAATAGTGTTGCAGAACCCGACCTTCTCTCATCCTCAGACACTTCCTCAGATTCCGAATCGAGTGGGAGTGATTCCGATTCCGACAGCACACAGAGCTCTCGTGGTCAGGACAACACGCCGAGTAATCACATGGAAAACGGTGTGATACCCACACATTTGATCAGCCTCAGCCGGGATCTCTGCTTGTCAGAATCCAATTCAGACTCAGATGATGactaa
- the LOC129795127 gene encoding mitochondrial ribonuclease P catalytic subunit: MNFLRTVCKSIRGGQRNVSTTYPGWVNRKKLLFKAEKSTEETMAEFLETYTQPEATQWRMLRAQMVTSTRRLTPANVDATILGFCISTKKLQAAKCFVKFLEEDPEIPGANCATLTRLMRVYHAVACERALSAEEEDEIVALFEKLKSKFPVFDVNTAEGVIAGLSITSRWRECLELLQNNSFMCTPTIAAYTYTISAAFRNGEKDIALRVIAKSLRDSRIPRCSALTAWIDFCSRVDGESIEEFLQFLSFNDLQISTEVIEKIEAHLDGKGIPSWRSSIDDNGVCSICHTHLKPVQVSDEEFRRLQEGFLKDVLIRDDVFLKSNPKEVAAFQKFLSQHQPFDCIVDGLNVALSKGTGRSTEIQARNLINVVRHFSRKGQKVLVLGREHMSRWPKEQLNVLKGQAKVFLTDNLSHDDPFLLFAALSSGKHCCIVSRDLMRTHAFLLGSDELRNTFRKWQHTHQYRLDYSPGTKVIFQTPPTFSVAAHEVNNHWHVPFHSDYSPHQLDLFEIPQQWLCFSLSGNS; encoded by the coding sequence ATGAATTTCTTGAGGACAGTGTGTAAATCCATACGTGGTGGACAGAGAAATGTCTCAACTACCTATCCAGGATGGGTAAACAGGAAGAAACTCCTGTTTAAAGCGGAAAAATCAACGGAAGAAACTATGGCGGAATTCCTGGAAACCTACACACAACCAGAAGCTACCCAGTGGCGAATGCTTCGTGCTCAAATGGTCACCAGCACAAGACGTCTTACACCTGCCAATGTTGATGCAACAATTCTGGGATTTTGTATTTCAACGAAAAAATTACAAGCTGCTAAATGTTTTGTGAAGTTCCTGGAAGAAGATCCCGAGATTCCAGGAGCAAATTGTGCCACCCTCACGCGTTTGATGCGTGTATATCATGCTGTTGCATGTGAGAGAGCTCTCTCAGCAGAGGAGGAGGATGAAATTGTAGCTCTGTTTGAGAAATTGAAGAGCAAATTCCCTGTTTTCGATGTAAATACCGCCGAAGGAGTCATTGCTGGACTCTCAATAACTTCCCGTTGGCGTGAATGTCTGGAGTTGctgcaaaataattcttttatgtgCACACCAACAATTGCCGCCTACACGTACACCATTTCAGCGGCATTCCGCAATGGGGAGAAGGATATTGCTCTCCGGGTGATTGCAAAGAGTCTTCGAGATTCCCGGATTCCCCGATGTTCAGCCTTGACTGCTTGGATTGACTTCTGTAGCAGAGTGGATGGAGAGTCAATTGAGGAATTTCTACAATTTCTATCCTTCAATGATCTTCAGATAAGTACAgaagttattgaaaaaatagagGCTCATCTGGATGGGAAAGGAATCCCTTCGTGGAGAAGTTCCATTGATGACAATGGAGTTTGTTCCATTTGTCACACACACCTGAAGCCTGTTCAGGTGTCAGATGAGGAATTTCGGCGACTTCAGGAGGGATTTCTCAAAGATGTCTTAATACGGGATGATGTTTTCTTGAAATCAAATCCAAAGGAAGTTGCAGCATTCCAGAAATTCCTTTCGCAGCATCAGCCCTTCGATTGCATTGTCGATGGACTCAATGTGGCCCTCTCAAAGGGTACAGGACGCTCAACGGAAATCCAGGCGAGGAATTTAATCAACGTTGTGAGACACTTTTCCCGGAAGGGGCAGAAAGTTCTCGTTTTGGGGCGCGAACACATGAGTAGGTGGCCCAAAGAACAGCTAAATGTCCTCAAGGGGCAGGCAAAGGTGTTTCTCACGGATAATCTCTCCCACGATGATCCTTTCCTCCTATTTGCTGCCCTCTCAAGTGGAAAGCACTGCTGCATCGTGTCCAGAGATCTCATGAGGACGCATGCTTTTCTCCTTGGCTCTGATGAACTCCGAAATACCTTCAGGAAGTGGCAACATACCCACCAATACCGTTTGGACTACTCTCCTGGCACGAAAGTTATCTTCCAGACACCCCCAACGTTCTCCGTGGCAGCTCATGAGGTCAACAATCACTGGCACGTGCCATTTCACAGTGACTACTCGCCCCATCAGCtggatttatttgaaatcCCCCAACAATGGCTCTGTTTTAGTCTCTCCGGAAATTCATAG
- the LOC129795128 gene encoding importin subunit alpha-3 has protein sequence MASTDQSKNRMQVFKNKGKDQDEMRRRRNEVTVELRKNKREETILKRRNVPVVDSTDEDDNLSSLNLFKLVENAADASNPEKQLAAVQSARRLLSSDRNPPIDDLIASGILPTLVQCLERHDQSMLQFEAAWALTNIASGTSHQTNEVVKAGAVPLFLQLLSSPAPNVCEQAVWALGNIIGDGPHLRDFVIKHGVVQPLLSFIKANTPIPFLRNVTWVIVNLCRNKEPPPPTATILEILPALNVLIHHTDINILVDTVWALSYLTDGGNEQIQLVIDCGVVPKLIPLLAHMDVKVQTAALRAVGNIVTGSDDQTQTVLNCDALSYFPALLSHQKEKIRKEAVWFLSNITAGNQTQVQAVIDAGLLPKIIENLAKGEFQTQKESAWAISNLTISGNRHQVWRLVEEGAIPPFCELLTCRDTQVINVVLDGIHNMLKMGGSHVGEIAAMIEECDGMSKIEELQNHENVDIYKLAYEIIRQFFSEEVEENETMIVFDQDVPIEGFKF, from the exons ATGGCGTCAACAGATCAGTCCAAAAATCGCATGCAAGTCttcaaaaataaaggaaaGGATCAAGAT gAAATGCGAAGACGTCGCAACGAAGTAACTGTAGAGCTGAGAAAGAATAAGCGTGAGGAGACAATTCTAAAGCGTCGCAATGTTCCGGTTGTGGATTCCACAGATGAAGATGATAACCTGTCATCGTTGAATTTGTTTAAACTTGTGGAAAATGCAGCTGATGCATCGAATCCGGAAAAGCAATTGGCAGCCGTACAGTCAGCACGGCGTCTCCTGTCATCAGATCGGAATCCCCCAATTGATGATTTAATTGCAAGTGGGATCCTTCCGACACTCGTGCAGTGCCTGGAGAGGCATGATCAGTCAATGCTGCAATTCGAGGCTGCGTGGGCACTCACGAATATTGCTTCGGGTACGTCCCATCAGACAAATGAGGTTGTCAAGGCGGGTGCTGTGCCGCTCTTCCTGCAGCTCCTCTCATCTCCGGCACCCAATGTTTGCGAACAAGCCGTGTGGGCACTCGGGAATATCATTGGAGATGGGCCACACTTGAGGGACTTTGTGATAAAACACGGTGTGGTGCAGCCGCTGTTGTCCTTCATAAAGGCCAACACACCAATCCCATTCTTGCGCAATGTTACGTGGGTCATTGTGAATTTATGCCGAAACAAGGAGCCACCACCACCTACGGCCACAATTCTTGAGATTCTGCCCGCACTCAATGTTCTCATCCATCACACTGACATTAATATCCTCGTAGACACTGTCTGGGCGCTCAGCTATCTCACAGATGGTGGTAATGAGCAAATTCAACTTGTCATTGACTGTGGAGTCGTACCGAAGCTCATCCCACTCCTAGCTCACATGGATGTGAAG GTTCAAACTGCAGCTCTACGTGCAGTTGGGAACATTGTGACGGGTAGTGATGATCAGACTCAGACGGTGCTCAATTGTGACGCCCTCTCGTACTTCCCGGCATTGCTGAGTCACCAGAAGGAGAAGATTCGCAAGGAGGCCGTGTGGTTCCTCTCAAATATAACAGCTGGCAATCAGACACAGGTACAAGCTGTCATCGATGCCGGCCTTCTGCCCAAGATAATTGAGAATCTGGCCAAGGGTGAATTCCAAACGCAAAAGGAGAGCGCCTGGGCCATCAGCAATCTCACAATTAGTGGCAACAGGCATCAAGTGTGGCGACTTGTCGAGGAGGGTGCCATTCCACCCTTCTGTGAACTTCTCACCTGCCGCGATACGCAGGTTATCAAt GTCGTTCTCGATGGGATACACAACATGCTAAAAATGGGTGGTTCTCATGTTGGTGAGATTGCAGCTATGATTGAGGAATGCGACGGAATGTCCAAGATTGAGGAGCTACAGAATCATGAGAATGTAGATATTTACAAGTTGGCATACGAAATTATTAGACAATTCTTCAGTGAAGAG gttgaAGAGAACGAAACAATGATTGTTTTCGATCAGGACGTTCCGATAGAAGGATTCAAATTCTAA
- the LOC129795135 gene encoding distal membrane-arm assembly complex protein 2 has product MLKITRIPGIAPHLRYTVASFCTHTKGKKILKEERDKIVQEKVKLEWRETMGQRNEWSSKLGLFAPENENADFITMMQQPWDLSVSSVKRWYVRKREKMNRAMQSFNQERHDMLGSDLAAAHFIVFRGGRVRFVGAKEWIKMEKDAVEYNVPKFHDPKYKVEALDCSRMVLYYEGLENLRRLFFMRYLSFRDVATFDDWCLDRVSGSECEALEELDLSGTCITYRGLSALYRLPQLKKLTLTLPVDEVQATQMKLATAMLEECCPELSVSYLSSQDSLRPQETLLET; this is encoded by the coding sequence atgttgaaaatcaCTCGAATTCCGGGCATAGCGCCCCATTTGCGTTACACCGTTGCATCCTTTTGCACCCACACGAAAGGCAAGAAAATCCTCAAGGAGGAACGTGATAAAATAGTGCAGGAAAAGGTGAAACTGGAATGGAGGGAAACAATGGGTCAGCGGAATGAGTGGTCCAGTAAATTGGGGCTCTTTGCTCCGGAGAATGAGAATGCGGATTTTATTACAATGATGCAGCAGCCATGGGATTTATCGGTGTCAAGTGTGAAGCGCTGGTATGTGCGGAAGAGGGAGAAAATGAATCGAGCAATGCAATCATTCAATCAGGAACGACATGATATGCTGGGTTCTGACCTGGCGGCGGCACATTTTATCGTTTTCCGCGGTGGCCGGGTACGCTTTGTGGGTGCTAAGGAGTGGATAAAAATGGAGAAGGATGCTGTGGAGTATAATGTACCGAAATTTCATGATCCCAAATACAAAGTGGAAGCCCTTGATTGCTCCCGGATGGTTTTGTACTACGAGGGATTGGAGAATTTGAGACGTTTATTCTTTATGCGGTACCTCAGCTTTCGGGACGTTGCCACATTTGATGATTGGTGCCTGGACAGAGTGTCCGGGAGTGAGTGTGAAGCTCTGGAAGAATTGGATTTGAGTGGAACGTGTATCACATACAGAGGCCTCTCTGCTCTCTATCGTCTGCCACAGCTGAAGAAACTCACCCTAACCCTTCCGGTGGATGAAGTTCAAGCCACACAAATGAAATTGGCAACGGCAATGCTGGAGGAATGCTGTCCAGAACTTTCTGTGAGTTATCTTTCATCTCAAGACTCCCTGAGGCCCCAGGAAACTTTGCTGGAAACgtaa
- the LOC129795134 gene encoding epimerase family protein SDR39U1, with protein MSVLVGGGTGFIGKRLTTLLTSSGYDVKVVSRMPGMNRITWHDLEANGLPRGTTAVVNVAGQNVLDPTRRWTPGFKQNVWNSRVNSTASMVKAITKAPAESPGVFVNVSGVSLYPSAGTESCEIYDEDHPGVEYDFMSRLCFAWEAAADVPQSTGWRGVRLRTGVVLGREGGMIGNIYLPFCLGLGGPVASGHQPLPWIHIEDLCAIILLALKKSDFQGAVNAVAPQIVTNAEFSKAFAKALRRPAPFRIPEPILNAMFARERAVLLTTGPRVASKRLPELGFTFKYPDINSACMEVVGRKR; from the exons ATGTCAGTTCTTGTGG GCGGTGGCACAGGATTTATTGGCAAACGACTGACAACACTGCTGACATCTAGCGGATATGATGTGAAAGTCGTTTCTCGTATGCCGGGAATGAATCGGATTACCTGGCATGATTTGGAAGCAAATGGTCTGCCCCGGGGGACAACAGCTGTAGTCAATGTTGCTGGACAGAATGTTCTGGATCCTACACGGCGATGGACTCCAGG ATTCAAACAGAATGTCTGGAATTCCCGTGTTAATAGCACAGCTTCAATGGTGAAGGCCATCACAAAGGCCCCCGCGGAGTCTCCTGGGGTATTTGTGAATGTCTCCGGAGTCAGTTTGTACCCCTCAGCTGGTACCGAATCATGTGAAATCTACGACGAAGACCATCCAGGTGTGGAATATGACTTTATGTCACGTCTCTGCTTTGCCTGGGAAGCTGCAGCTGATGTACCCCAATCAACGGGCTGGCGTGGAGTACGGCTGAGAACTGGGGTTGTTCTGGGACGCGAAGGTGGAATGATTGGAAATATCTATCTGCCCTTCTGCCTTGGATTGGGCGGTCCAGTGGCATCGGGGCATCAACCACTACCGTGGATTCACATTGAAGACCTCTGTGCCATTATTCTTCTGGCCCTGAAGAAGTCAGACTTCCAGGGAGCTGTGAATGCCGTAGCGCCGCAAATTGTCACGAATGCGGAATTTTCAAAGGCTTTTGCCAAAGCCCTAAGGCGTCCGGCACCCTTTAGAATCCCTGAACCCATCCTAAATGCAATGTTTGCCCGGGAACGTGCTGTCCTGCTCACCACAGGTCCCCGTGTAGCCTCTAAACGTCTCCCTGAGCTGGGATTCACATTCAAATATCCGGACATTAATTCGGCGTGCATGGAAGTAGTCGGGAGGAAACGGTAG
- the LOC129795132 gene encoding serine/threonine-protein kinase PITSLRE, with amino-acid sequence MSGYDDASGAEDLSEDGQVRSPEESFADADATEDSLDIKPPQAMRSHERSRDKRGGYKEKRHSRDHRHRSSGGHTERPERHDRRHGGHHRGDYHHQGPRRHSNEDRGKHYAPRPRESYRKGEHERYRSSPQEKSEADRMLEDLRSHLLSKRHKMEAEMQAQKHHQGENYDRRQQQKYQHPEKKSSHERRRDYRDHRRNVEDIDSPENYGEHPSSSRGQREGRHEQQMARFEDPEQAARRAKLLEIDRETSKRKEQAREELRARRELRREERRDDGESTQKRHRHDEEAPRSHKRKKVHEESVITVSDKSEEDDEEEDSASDSESSGSYDDSQNSDEEEEEDIPNSPLSVGDLSKSEHRHRNSSRNSSKSKSHTPRSRSGSASNSGTASGSSDSKSINSRASSRSSGRREKGDNERSQIFEEDDDREEKVAEEGTAADASPLGTTPSVKEKAPEDDLPSYFPALQGCRSVEEFQCLNRIEEGTYGVVYRAKDKRTEEIVALKRLKMEKEKEGFPITSLREINTLLKGQHPNIVTVREIVVGSNMDKIFIVMDYVEHDLKSLMETMKHKKQAFLPGEVKCLTQQLLRAVAHLHDIWILHRDLKTSNLLLSHKGILKVGDFGLAREYGSPLKPYTSVVVTLWYRAPELLLGCKEYSTPIDVWSVGCIFAEFLAMTALFPGKSEIDQLNRIFKDLGTPNEKIWPGYGELPAVQKMTFTEYPVSQLRKKFAHLTSELGLSLLQGLLTYDPKQRLTAEQALKSNYFKELPLPIDPAMFPTWPAKSELGARKALASSPKPPSGGGQFKQLGGDDGADNPSGFHLGGNLLDARQMAMGPGFSLKF; translated from the exons ATGAGTGGATACGATGATGCATCTGGAGCGGAGGATTTAAGTGAAGACGGACAAGTGAGATCCCCAGAAGAAAG TTTTGCTGATGCTGATGCAACTGAGGATTCGCTGGACATTAAACCCCCACAGGCAATGAGGAGTCACGAGAGGAGTCGCGACAAACGCGGTGGGTACAAGGAGAAGCGTCATTCGCGAGATCATCGACATCGTAGCAGTGGTGGGCACACGGAACGTCCGGAAAGGCACGATAGACGCCACGGGGGTCACCATAGGGGTGATTACCACCATCAGGGACCACGGAGGCATTCAAATGAGGACCGAGGGAAGCACTACGCTCCACGTCCGCGGGAAAGCTACCGGAAAGGTGAACATGAGCGCTACCGGAGTAGTCCGCAGGAGAAATCCGAAGCAGATCGCATGTTGGAGGACCTTCGGAGTCATTTGCTGAGTAAGCGCCACAAAATGGAGGCTGAAATGCAGGCACAGAAGCACCATCAGGGGGAGAATTACGATAGGCGGCAGCAGCAAAAGTACCAACATCCGGAGAAGAAGTCTTCGCACGAACGCCGACGGGATTATCGGGATCACAGGCGCAATGTGGAGGACATTGATAGCCCGGAGAACTATGGGGAGCATCCGAGTTCATCGAGGGGTCAACGGGAGGGACGTCATGAGCAGCAAATGGCAAGATTTGAGGACCCAGAGCAAGCTGCCAGGCGGGCCAAACTCCTTGAAATTGATCGAGAGACAAGCAAACGCAAAGAGCAGGCGCGTGAGGAGCTGCGTGCCAGGCGTGAGTTACGCCGTGAGGAGCGTCGTGATGACGGGGAATCCACCCAAAAACGGCATCGGCACGACGAAGAAGCACCACGGAGTCACAAGAGGAAGAAAGTTCACGAGGAGTCTGTCATAACGGTGTCTGATAAGTCCGAAGAGGACGACGAGGAAGAGGATTCAGCTTCGGATTCCGAATCAAGTGGTTCCTACGATGATTCCCAGAATTCCGATGAGGAAGAAGAGGAGGATATCCCAAATAGCCCCCTCTCCGTTGGGGATCTCTCAAAATCCGAGCATAGGCATCGAAATTCATCGCGAAATAGCTCCAAATCGAAGAGTCATACTCCAAGATCTCGTTCCGGGTCAGCATCAAATAGTGGCACAGCTTCGGGTTCGTCTGATTCCAAATCCATCAATTCCCGGGCGTCATCCAGGAGTTCCGGAAGGCGCGAAAAGGGAGACAATGAG CGTTCACAAATCTTCGAAGAGGACGACGATAGGGAGGAAAAGGTTGCAGAAGAAGGAACTGCAGCCGATGCAAGTCCATTGGGGACGACACCGAGTGTGAAGGAAAAAGCTCCGGAAGATGATCTCCCATCGTATTTCCCAGCATTGCAGGGTTGTCGCTCTGTGGAGGAATTCCAGTGTCTCAATCGCATCGAGGAGGGTACCTACGGGGTGGTTTATCGTGCCAAGGATAAGCGAACGGAGGAGATTGTGGCCCTGAAGCGACTCAAGATGGAAAAGGAGAAAGAGGGCTTCCCGATAACTTCACTCCGGGAGATTAATACCCTCCTCAAGGGGCAGCATCCGAACATTGTGACTGTACGGGAGATTGTTGTTGGCAGCAATATGGATAAGATTTTCATCGTAATGGATTACGTGGAGCATGATTTGAAGAGTCTCATGGAGACAATGAAGCACAAGAAGCAGGCTTTCCTTCCGGGTGAGGTGAAATGCCTCACGCAGCAATTACTACGAGCTGTGGCTCATCTGCACGATATCTGGATCCTCCATCGTGATCTCAAGACTTCCAATCTCCTTCTGTCCCACAAAGGTATTCTCAAGGTGGGTGATTTTGGTCTTGCACGTGAATATGGGTCACCACTGAAGCCCTATACATCGGTGGTGGTTACACTGTGGTACCGTGCTCCGGAACTCCTGCTCGGCTGCAAGGAGTACTCAACACCCATTGATGTGTGGTCTGTTGGATGCATTTTTGCTGAATTCCTCGCCATGACGGCTCTCTTCCCCGGGAAATCCGAAATTGATCAACTCAATCGTATCTTCAAGGATTTGGGTACGCCAAATGAGAAAATCTGGCCTGGGTATGGAGAACTTCCGGCTGTGCAGAAGATGACCTTCACAGAATACCCCGTGTCGCAGTTGAGGAAGAAATTTGCCCATCTTACCAGTGAATTGGGCTTGTCTCTGCTCCAGGGATTGCTGACGTATGATCCGAAGCAGCGGCTAACGGCTGAGCAGGCGCTTAAGAGTAACTACTTCAAGGAACTTCCACTACCCATTGATCCCGCAATGTTTCCCACGTGGCCGGCAAAGAGTGAACTCGGAGCCCGGAAGGCACTCGCGTCGAGTCCAAAGCCCCCATCCGGAGGGGGGCAGTTTAAGCAGCTCGGTGGAGACGACGGCGCAGACAACCCATCGGGATTCCATCTTGGCGGGAATCTCCTGGATGCCCGACAAATGGCCATGGGGCCTGGATTCAGTCTTAAATTCTAA